Proteins from a genomic interval of Symmachiella macrocystis:
- a CDS encoding thiamine pyrophosphate-binding protein: MNASNMDNSPTTVGGYLAARLEQIGLRQYFAVPGDYNLVLLDEFLTNRNLQMISCCNELNAGYAADGYARATGGPAAAIVTFSVGGLSLLNAIAGAYAEDLPVIAISGGPNTNSEAEYEFLHHTLGNVDYGYQREIFRRVTAEAVKIQHPTEAPRQIDRAIETALAKQKPVYLEIACNIAGATVSSPNPRTFNVRFSSDPTSLDQAIEHAAELLNAAIKPVLVAGVKLRAGGAVPAFQQLADASGYAVAHMPNSKGFLDEQHPGFIGNYWGPVSSPGCGEIVESADLCLFAGATFTDYTTTGHTALINPQKMIRATSDSVILPTQTYNDVALADFLDGLTAKLKPNGASLAAFKRIQEPAQQPQPNGDDAPLTTRTLFAAIQGLLDEESAVIAETGDSWFNGMQLDLPSGAKFEIQLQYGSIGWSVGATLGYSIGLPERRVVALIGDGSFQLTAQEVSTMIRYETNPIIFLINNGGYTIEVEIHDGPYNTIKNWDYAGLVDVFNANDGNGWGCRVTTEKELSEAIAHAKQHDGLALIEVAIDRDDCSKNLLKWGGQVAKNNGRPPRTH, translated from the coding sequence ATGAATGCAAGCAATATGGACAACTCCCCAACAACCGTGGGTGGCTATCTGGCTGCGCGGCTGGAACAAATAGGTCTTCGGCAATACTTTGCTGTACCGGGCGACTATAACTTGGTGCTGCTCGATGAGTTCTTGACCAATCGCAACTTGCAGATGATCTCTTGTTGCAACGAACTCAACGCCGGTTACGCCGCCGATGGTTATGCCCGCGCGACGGGTGGTCCGGCGGCAGCGATTGTGACATTCAGCGTCGGCGGTCTGAGCTTGCTGAATGCGATTGCCGGCGCTTATGCCGAAGACTTGCCGGTCATAGCGATCTCAGGTGGTCCGAATACCAACTCCGAAGCGGAGTACGAGTTTCTGCATCATACCTTGGGCAATGTCGATTATGGATATCAACGCGAGATCTTTCGCCGCGTGACGGCCGAAGCGGTGAAGATTCAACATCCGACCGAAGCTCCACGGCAAATCGACCGAGCCATCGAGACGGCACTCGCGAAACAAAAGCCGGTCTATTTGGAAATTGCCTGCAATATTGCCGGCGCGACGGTCTCCTCACCGAATCCTCGTACCTTCAACGTGCGTTTCTCCAGCGATCCTACGTCCCTCGATCAAGCCATCGAGCATGCCGCTGAACTGCTCAACGCTGCTATCAAACCGGTACTTGTCGCCGGAGTGAAACTCCGCGCCGGTGGGGCGGTTCCCGCATTTCAACAACTTGCCGATGCAAGCGGCTACGCAGTGGCCCACATGCCCAACTCGAAAGGGTTTTTGGACGAACAGCACCCTGGTTTTATCGGAAACTATTGGGGGCCGGTCAGTTCGCCCGGTTGTGGAGAAATCGTGGAGTCGGCCGACCTGTGTTTGTTCGCCGGAGCCACCTTCACCGATTACACCACCACCGGCCATACGGCATTGATCAATCCGCAAAAAATGATTCGCGCCACGTCCGATAGCGTGATTCTTCCGACTCAAACCTACAACGATGTGGCGTTGGCAGATTTCTTGGACGGCTTGACGGCCAAACTCAAACCCAACGGCGCATCATTGGCGGCGTTTAAACGTATTCAAGAACCCGCCCAACAACCGCAGCCCAATGGGGACGACGCGCCGCTCACCACGCGAACCCTCTTTGCCGCAATCCAAGGGCTCCTGGATGAAGAGAGTGCCGTCATCGCCGAGACTGGTGATTCCTGGTTCAACGGCATGCAACTCGACCTCCCCTCGGGAGCCAAGTTTGAGATCCAATTGCAGTACGGTTCGATCGGCTGGTCCGTCGGCGCCACCTTGGGCTATTCAATCGGACTTCCCGAGCGGCGCGTGGTGGCCTTGATTGGCGACGGGTCGTTTCAACTGACGGCACAAGAAGTTTCGACCATGATCCGCTACGAGACGAATCCAATCATTTTCTTGATCAACAACGGTGGATACACGATCGAAGTCGAGATTCACGACGGTCCATACAACACGATCAAAAACTGGGACTACGCCGGCTTGGTCGACGTGTTCAACGCCAACGACGGAAATGGTTGGGGCTGCCGCGTGACCACCGAAAAAGAATTGAGCGAGGCCATCGCCCATGCGAAACAACATGATGGACTGGCTTTGATTGAGGTTGCCATCGACCGGGACGACTGTAGCAAAAACCTGCTGAAATGGGGCGGGCAAGTCGCGAAGAATAATGGCCGCCCGCCACGGACTCACTAG
- a CDS encoding NAD-dependent malic enzyme — protein sequence MTSNQPTQASPPLHGRALIESPLDNKGTAFTEQERIDFGLTGLLPPHVETLQEQSQRAYEAFCMKQSEIEKHIYLRQLQDENETLFYRLMLDHIEEMMPIVYTPVVGAACEQFSHIYRRPRGIFVSYPERHLMDGVLDNLIEDVDVIVVTDGERILGLGDQGAGGMGIPIGKLALYTLCGGIHPGKTLPILLDLGTNNQERLDDPMYIGWRHERIKGKEYDEFIESFVASVKRRFPDVLLQWEDFASVDSEPILERYRDQLCTFNDDIQGTAAVTTGTILAAVAAVGGDLADQRIVMLGAGSAGFGICSQLKRTMLRQGLSEEQAQQRFYILDVDGLIHDGRSNLSAVEKSLAQSAANLTDWDCDVTGAISFADVVHNAKPTVLVGATGHAGAFPEEIIREMAQHVEQPIIFPLSNPTSRVEATPAEILEWTEGRALIATGSPFDPVEYAGKTHAIAQCNNSYVFPAMGLGIRASGATRVSDEMFAVAAIALQEKSPALEDPTASLLPALKDIRDVARHIAVAVASEAQAQGLAEKTSPEELEKRIDQTIWSPIYAPLTRSN from the coding sequence GTGACTTCCAACCAACCAACGCAGGCCAGCCCGCCCTTGCACGGTCGGGCCTTGATCGAATCCCCGCTCGACAACAAAGGGACCGCCTTTACGGAGCAAGAACGTATTGATTTCGGGCTGACCGGACTCCTGCCTCCGCACGTGGAAACGCTCCAGGAGCAATCACAGCGGGCGTACGAAGCGTTCTGCATGAAACAGTCCGAAATTGAAAAGCACATTTATTTGCGGCAACTGCAGGACGAAAACGAAACACTGTTTTACCGGCTGATGCTCGACCACATCGAAGAAATGATGCCGATCGTCTATACGCCGGTGGTCGGCGCTGCCTGCGAACAATTCAGCCATATCTATCGCCGTCCCCGGGGGATTTTTGTCTCCTATCCAGAACGTCATCTGATGGATGGCGTATTGGATAACTTGATTGAAGACGTCGATGTCATCGTTGTGACCGACGGCGAACGTATTCTCGGCTTGGGCGATCAGGGTGCCGGCGGCATGGGGATTCCCATTGGAAAACTTGCGTTGTACACGCTGTGTGGCGGGATTCATCCGGGCAAGACTTTGCCGATTCTGCTGGACCTGGGAACGAACAATCAAGAACGCTTAGACGATCCGATGTACATCGGTTGGCGGCATGAGCGTATTAAAGGCAAGGAGTACGACGAGTTCATCGAAAGCTTCGTCGCTTCCGTCAAACGGCGTTTTCCCGATGTGTTGTTGCAATGGGAAGACTTCGCCTCGGTCGACTCTGAGCCGATCTTGGAGCGGTATCGCGATCAGCTCTGCACGTTTAATGACGACATCCAGGGGACGGCAGCGGTGACGACCGGGACGATTCTGGCAGCCGTGGCTGCGGTCGGAGGCGACCTGGCCGATCAACGCATCGTGATGCTCGGCGCCGGTTCCGCGGGATTCGGTATCTGCAGCCAACTCAAACGGACCATGCTTCGCCAAGGATTGAGTGAAGAACAGGCGCAGCAACGATTTTATATTTTGGATGTCGACGGCCTGATTCACGATGGCCGTAGCAATCTCAGCGCCGTCGAGAAAAGTCTAGCGCAAAGTGCGGCCAATCTCACCGACTGGGACTGTGATGTGACCGGTGCGATTTCATTCGCCGATGTCGTACACAATGCCAAACCGACAGTCCTTGTCGGTGCCACCGGGCATGCCGGCGCATTTCCGGAGGAGATTATCCGCGAGATGGCGCAGCACGTGGAACAGCCGATCATCTTCCCACTGTCGAATCCCACATCCCGCGTGGAAGCAACGCCAGCTGAAATACTGGAGTGGACCGAAGGTCGTGCCTTGATCGCGACCGGCAGCCCGTTCGATCCCGTTGAATATGCCGGCAAAACACATGCCATCGCACAATGCAATAATAGCTATGTTTTCCCGGCGATGGGATTGGGCATCCGCGCCTCGGGAGCGACACGCGTGTCGGACGAAATGTTCGCCGTGGCGGCAATTGCATTGCAGGAAAAATCGCCCGCTTTAGAAGATCCCACGGCGTCGCTGCTGCCCGCACTAAAAGATATTCGTGATGTCGCACGGCATATCGCGGTCGCTGTGGCAAGCGAAGCCCAAGCCCAAGGACTGGCCGAGAAGACTTCGCCTGAGGAACTTGAAAAGCGGATTGACCAAACCATTTGGTCGCCAATTTACGCTCCCTTGACGCGCTCAAACTAA
- a CDS encoding FMN-binding glutamate synthase family protein translates to MRYSALIIILAGTLICLLLGVLRDSVWYLPLIVLGPLSLLGLWDLAQTKHSICRNYPLLGRLRFLQEMIRPEVHQYYVESDLDGRPFNRDERSLIYERAKNVSGLKPFGTEMDVYGDEYEWLDHSIAPRPKQDEPFRITVGGPDCKQPYSCSVLNISAMSFGALSPNAIEALNRGAQKGNFYHCTGEGGLSSYHLKNGGDLVWQIGTGYFGCRDQNGAFDPDLFREQALTPQVKMIEIKISQGAKPGHGGVLPAAKITPEIASTRKIPMGRDCISPPGHTTFDSPRGLCEYVKQLRDLSDGKPVGFKLCVGHRHEFLAICKAMLETGILPDFITVDGGEGGTGAAPNEFSDSIGTPLKMGLMFVHNALVGCGLRDKIRIAASGKVSSAFAIARNLAIGADWCNAARGFMMAVGCIQAQSCHTNRCPVGVATQDPVRQRALDVGDKGERTYHFHRNTMETLSEIVAAAGIDHPSEFRPYHIHIALSRTNVKNYQEAHPFLQSGELLNDCQHPEFKTHWDIASAESFQAQSANVEIQEELAT, encoded by the coding sequence ATGAGATATTCCGCATTAATCATTATTCTGGCCGGCACGTTAATCTGCCTTCTACTCGGCGTGTTACGCGATTCGGTGTGGTATCTGCCGTTGATTGTGCTGGGGCCACTCTCGTTGCTCGGTCTCTGGGATTTGGCGCAAACCAAACATAGCATTTGCCGCAATTATCCTCTGTTGGGCCGATTGCGATTTCTGCAGGAGATGATTCGCCCCGAGGTCCATCAATATTACGTCGAAAGCGATCTCGACGGCCGACCGTTCAATCGAGACGAGCGTTCGTTGATTTATGAGCGAGCCAAGAATGTTTCGGGCCTCAAACCGTTCGGCACCGAGATGGATGTCTACGGCGACGAGTATGAATGGTTGGACCACTCAATTGCTCCCCGTCCTAAGCAGGATGAGCCGTTTCGTATCACTGTCGGCGGCCCGGATTGTAAGCAGCCGTATTCGTGTTCGGTCTTGAACATCTCTGCCATGAGTTTCGGGGCGCTCAGCCCCAATGCTATCGAAGCACTCAATCGCGGGGCTCAAAAGGGCAACTTTTATCACTGCACCGGTGAAGGAGGTTTGAGTTCCTATCACCTCAAGAACGGTGGAGATTTGGTGTGGCAAATCGGCACCGGTTACTTTGGTTGCCGCGACCAAAATGGCGCATTCGATCCTGACTTGTTCCGCGAACAGGCGCTCACCCCACAAGTCAAAATGATCGAGATCAAGATTTCGCAAGGAGCTAAACCAGGACACGGCGGTGTGCTGCCCGCGGCCAAGATCACACCGGAGATCGCCAGTACACGAAAAATCCCCATGGGCCGGGACTGTATTTCTCCGCCGGGACATACGACCTTCGATAGCCCCCGCGGTTTGTGCGAATACGTCAAACAGTTGCGGGATCTCTCCGATGGCAAGCCGGTTGGTTTTAAGCTGTGCGTGGGACATCGCCACGAGTTTCTTGCCATCTGCAAAGCGATGTTGGAGACCGGCATACTCCCCGATTTCATCACCGTCGATGGGGGTGAAGGGGGCACAGGAGCGGCACCGAACGAGTTTTCCGACAGCATCGGCACGCCGCTCAAGATGGGGTTGATGTTCGTACACAATGCGCTAGTGGGTTGCGGACTACGCGATAAAATTCGCATTGCCGCTTCGGGAAAAGTTAGTTCGGCTTTTGCTATTGCCCGCAATTTAGCGATTGGCGCCGATTGGTGTAACGCCGCTCGAGGCTTCATGATGGCAGTGGGCTGCATTCAAGCGCAATCGTGTCATACCAATCGCTGCCCGGTGGGCGTCGCCACGCAGGATCCCGTCCGCCAACGGGCGTTGGATGTGGGTGATAAGGGAGAACGGACGTACCATTTTCATCGGAATACCATGGAAACGTTGTCGGAGATCGTAGCAGCGGCTGGCATCGATCATCCCTCGGAATTTCGCCCCTACCACATTCATATCGCCCTCAGTCGCACCAACGTAAAGAACTATCAGGAAGCTCATCCATTTTTGCAGTCGGGCGAGTTGCTGAACGATTGCCAACATCCGGAATTCAAGACGCATTGGGACATTGCTTCGGCGGAGTCATTCCAGGCTCAAAGTGCGAACGTGGAAATCCAAGAAGAGCTTGCCACATAA
- a CDS encoding cytochrome c oxidase assembly protein yields the protein MISVDSSFQAILSSWSFDVWIVAPIVLSSLLYLRGWCVLRQRGSQRFGAWQLAAFGCGMALLSIALLSPIETFSALMLRMHMVQHLLLMFLIPPLLWLSAPELPLLCGLPSGVRREWIAPLYRWKPIRSGFAFLTRPPVAWGLFVAATWIWHLPRFYDAALSSGTLHNLEHACFFWAAMLFWWPVVQPYPSRLKYSRWVLLPYLFLAAVQGTVLSGILSFANDVIYDHYELLPKVWGITAIDDQAIAGTLMWLFGMLAYVIAGALVGYKLLFAPRSRQLHFAVAGMPPVQSRVTTYAPPAAVRPTTRRLNRAKHRPPVRQQLPILSHDGHSSHRPARDVLNVPLLGRFLRWNKSRLVLQFVMFAAAALVIVDGLLGAQIVSLNLAGVLPWIHWRGFLVLGLLVAGNLFCMACPFKLSRTLGKTLFGGRRHWPRWLRSKWLAVGLLFVFFWAYEVFSLWQSPWWTAWIAVGYFLAAFVVDGFFRGAAFCKYVCPIGQFNFVQSLVSPLEVRVRDTSVCEECTTKECIRGAAATATAAAIPGCELHLYQPRKSSNFDCTFCLDCVHSCPHQNVGILTTLPGRELLRNPRRSGIGKLGGRTDVAALVLLLVFAAFVNAAGMVAPVLDLIDRLQAGWGFASRIPIVTAGYLLGLGAVPFCLVAIASLAGRRWSGDSESALRIATRFSYMLVPLGFSMWLAHYSFHLFTSSGAFSAAMRRFLSEFGWRDVETAAWVCSCGLETADWLLKMELILLDAGLLLSLYIGYRIARDRYLGMRRAMGAFLPWAGIAVILFLAGVWLVFQPMQMRGVMPMGM from the coding sequence GTGATTTCAGTGGACTCCTCGTTCCAAGCCATTCTCAGTTCCTGGTCATTCGACGTTTGGATCGTAGCTCCGATTGTACTGTCATCGCTGCTGTATTTGCGGGGCTGGTGCGTACTTCGCCAACGTGGATCACAGCGATTCGGTGCCTGGCAATTGGCGGCGTTTGGTTGCGGCATGGCTTTGTTGTCCATCGCCCTGCTCTCGCCCATTGAAACTTTCTCGGCGTTGATGTTGCGGATGCACATGGTGCAACATCTGCTGTTGATGTTTCTCATACCGCCGCTGCTTTGGCTCAGTGCCCCCGAATTGCCGCTGCTGTGTGGATTGCCCTCCGGCGTGCGTCGTGAATGGATCGCGCCACTTTATCGTTGGAAACCGATCCGTAGCGGCTTTGCCTTTCTCACGCGGCCACCGGTGGCGTGGGGTCTGTTTGTCGCAGCGACTTGGATCTGGCATCTCCCGCGCTTTTACGATGCTGCGCTAAGCTCTGGAACCTTGCATAACTTGGAGCATGCCTGTTTCTTCTGGGCAGCCATGCTGTTTTGGTGGCCGGTCGTGCAGCCCTATCCGAGTCGATTGAAATATTCCCGGTGGGTCCTGCTACCCTATTTGTTTCTGGCGGCGGTCCAAGGAACGGTTCTGTCGGGAATTCTTTCGTTTGCCAACGATGTGATTTATGATCATTACGAATTACTTCCGAAGGTGTGGGGCATTACCGCAATCGATGATCAGGCCATCGCCGGAACGTTGATGTGGCTGTTTGGCATGCTGGCCTATGTGATTGCCGGAGCGTTAGTCGGATATAAATTGCTCTTTGCACCCCGGTCGAGGCAACTTCACTTTGCCGTGGCTGGTATGCCCCCTGTACAGAGCCGAGTAACCACGTATGCCCCCCCCGCAGCAGTGCGGCCGACTACCCGCCGATTGAATCGCGCTAAGCATCGCCCACCGGTGCGACAACAATTGCCGATACTCTCCCACGATGGGCATTCCAGCCACCGCCCTGCGCGGGACGTGCTGAACGTGCCGCTCTTGGGCCGGTTTCTGCGGTGGAACAAATCGCGGTTGGTGCTGCAATTCGTGATGTTCGCAGCGGCGGCTTTGGTGATCGTCGATGGATTGTTGGGAGCGCAGATTGTTTCGCTGAATCTGGCAGGTGTGCTGCCGTGGATTCATTGGCGCGGTTTTTTGGTGCTGGGGTTACTCGTCGCGGGGAATCTGTTTTGCATGGCTTGCCCGTTCAAATTATCGCGAACGTTGGGGAAGACACTGTTCGGCGGTCGTCGACATTGGCCGCGATGGCTGCGCTCCAAATGGCTGGCCGTCGGCTTGTTGTTCGTGTTCTTCTGGGCCTATGAAGTGTTTTCATTGTGGCAAAGCCCCTGGTGGACGGCTTGGATCGCGGTGGGGTATTTTCTGGCGGCGTTTGTGGTGGATGGTTTTTTTCGCGGTGCGGCGTTTTGTAAGTACGTGTGCCCGATCGGTCAGTTCAATTTTGTGCAATCACTCGTTTCGCCCTTAGAAGTTCGCGTCCGTGACACGTCTGTCTGTGAAGAGTGCACGACCAAGGAGTGCATTCGTGGGGCTGCGGCGACAGCGACGGCTGCGGCAATTCCCGGCTGTGAATTGCATTTGTATCAACCGCGCAAGTCGAGTAATTTTGATTGCACGTTTTGCCTCGATTGCGTGCATTCCTGTCCGCATCAAAACGTAGGGATTCTGACAACGCTGCCCGGTCGGGAACTACTCCGTAATCCGCGGCGGTCGGGGATCGGCAAGCTGGGCGGTCGAACGGATGTGGCGGCGCTGGTGTTGCTATTGGTCTTTGCCGCTTTCGTCAATGCGGCAGGAATGGTCGCCCCTGTCTTGGATCTGATCGACAGGCTGCAAGCGGGGTGGGGTTTTGCGAGTCGCATTCCCATTGTCACGGCTGGCTATCTGTTGGGTTTGGGGGCAGTGCCATTCTGCTTGGTGGCGATTGCTTCGCTGGCTGGACGTCGCTGGAGTGGGGATTCCGAATCCGCATTGCGGATCGCGACGCGGTTCTCGTACATGCTCGTCCCGCTTGGATTTTCGATGTGGTTGGCACATTACAGTTTCCATCTGTTCACCAGCAGCGGCGCGTTCAGCGCTGCGATGCGGCGATTTCTCAGTGAGTTTGGATGGCGCGACGTCGAGACGGCAGCATGGGTCTGCTCGTGCGGCTTAGAAACGGCCGATTGGTTGTTGAAAATGGAGCTGATCCTGTTGGATGCCGGATTGTTACTGTCGTTGTATATCGGCTACCGCATTGCCCGCGATCGCTATTTGGGGATGCGGCGCGCCATGGGAGCCTTTCTGCCTTGGGCGGGGATAGCGGTTATTTTGTTTCTCGCGGGCGTTTGGCTCGTGTTTCAGCCGATGCAAATGCGCGGCGTGATGCCGATGGGGATGTGA
- a CDS encoding cytochrome b N-terminal domain-containing protein encodes MKQAIGKLLWWFEERLELRTSLWTVMRHPIPRDLRTQVGWLYVFGSTAMTLLVLQIVTGIGLGMVYVPSAGEAYESLEHINYNVELGWMLRAIHNWSANGMVVLVVVHMTQVFLMGAYKYPRELTWMIGVVLFLLTLGMAFTGQVLRWDADSYWGLGVGVAMVGRIPYIGPELVELMLGGPTVGADTLSRFFALHVFVMPGLLFASLTVHLYLVIRKGISEPPKPDELVDPETYVEKYEEKLKTGDPFFPDVFLRDAAFIGLTLLVIVGMSAILGPDGPGAPPDPTLLAVEPLPDWYFLPAFAVLALSPPSLETGIILIAPVIIVAIMFLFPVFAGKGQRSPRRRPVAVLIVIGCFLSYCVLWQLGVQEPWSPHMTAWSGVPVPTHMIKGRSPKELQGAAILQEKTCRNCHALDGQGGQRGPDLTVVATRLTRDQLIRQVVQGGGNMPAYGKELNRFEVEALVSFLETLKPEGYASAEASVVTDRAD; translated from the coding sequence ATGAAACAGGCAATCGGTAAACTCTTGTGGTGGTTTGAAGAGCGGCTTGAGCTGCGCACATCGTTGTGGACGGTGATGCGACACCCCATTCCGCGCGATCTCCGCACGCAAGTCGGCTGGCTGTATGTTTTCGGCAGCACGGCTATGACACTGTTGGTGTTGCAGATAGTGACCGGCATCGGCTTGGGCATGGTCTATGTTCCCTCGGCCGGCGAAGCTTATGAAAGCTTAGAGCACATCAACTACAACGTCGAACTCGGTTGGATGTTGCGAGCGATTCACAATTGGTCGGCCAACGGCATGGTGGTGCTGGTGGTCGTGCATATGACCCAAGTCTTTTTGATGGGGGCCTACAAATATCCCCGCGAATTGACTTGGATGATCGGCGTCGTACTTTTCTTGTTGACGCTCGGCATGGCATTCACCGGTCAAGTGTTGCGCTGGGACGCCGATTCCTATTGGGGTCTGGGCGTCGGAGTGGCGATGGTTGGGCGGATTCCGTACATCGGTCCGGAGTTAGTGGAGTTGATGTTGGGCGGCCCGACGGTGGGAGCGGATACGCTGAGCCGGTTCTTTGCGCTACACGTGTTTGTCATGCCCGGCCTGTTGTTTGCCTCGCTGACGGTGCACCTGTATCTGGTGATCCGCAAAGGAATCTCAGAACCACCCAAGCCGGATGAACTGGTCGATCCGGAAACCTATGTTGAAAAATATGAAGAGAAACTAAAAACAGGCGATCCGTTTTTCCCGGATGTCTTTTTGCGGGATGCGGCGTTTATCGGATTGACGTTGTTGGTGATTGTGGGGATGTCCGCCATCTTGGGGCCTGATGGTCCCGGTGCGCCGCCCGATCCGACCTTGCTGGCCGTCGAACCGTTGCCCGATTGGTATTTCCTGCCCGCGTTCGCCGTGTTGGCGCTCAGTCCGCCCTCGTTGGAGACGGGGATTATTTTGATTGCGCCGGTGATCATTGTCGCCATCATGTTCTTGTTTCCGGTCTTCGCCGGAAAAGGACAGCGCAGTCCGCGTCGACGGCCGGTGGCTGTGCTGATCGTCATCGGCTGTTTCCTCAGCTACTGCGTGTTGTGGCAGTTGGGCGTGCAGGAACCGTGGTCGCCGCACATGACCGCCTGGAGCGGCGTGCCGGTGCCGACGCACATGATTAAAGGTCGCTCGCCCAAAGAGTTGCAAGGGGCGGCCATCCTTCAAGAGAAGACCTGTCGAAACTGCCACGCGCTCGATGGACAGGGAGGCCAGCGGGGTCCGGATCTGACCGTGGTGGCGACGCGACTGACGCGGGACCAGTTGATTCGACAAGTCGTTCAAGGAGGCGGAAATATGCCCGCCTACGGCAAAGAATTGAATCGCTTCGAAGTCGAAGCATTGGTCAGCTTTTTGGAGACATTAAAGCCAGAGGGTTACGCTTCGGCCGAAGCCTCGGTGGTCACCGATCGGGCTGATTGA
- a CDS encoding QcrA and Rieske domain-containing protein — MNSQSGEPPTMETATTRRGFMEWFSWALLGLGSVAMAIPILGFFLGPILKPRADEWVDFGPLTDFPQNSTRLVDVLNPLRGANDGMTGKVAAYVRRIEGETFQIFSTHCTHLGCPVSWFKESGLYMCPCHGGVYYEDGGHASGPPPRGLYEFEHRVEEDRLMVKLGHLPTLQNPGSAHVSGKNS; from the coding sequence ATGAATTCACAATCCGGCGAACCTCCGACCATGGAGACGGCAACCACCCGACGGGGGTTTATGGAGTGGTTTAGCTGGGCGCTCCTGGGGCTAGGCAGCGTGGCGATGGCGATCCCGATCTTGGGATTTTTTCTGGGGCCGATTCTCAAGCCGCGGGCCGATGAATGGGTCGATTTCGGACCACTCACGGACTTCCCGCAAAACTCAACACGTTTGGTGGATGTCTTAAACCCGCTGCGCGGCGCCAACGATGGGATGACCGGCAAGGTGGCCGCCTATGTGCGGCGGATCGAGGGTGAGACGTTTCAAATATTCTCCACGCACTGTACCCATTTGGGTTGTCCGGTGTCGTGGTTTAAGGAATCGGGGCTCTATATGTGTCCCTGCCACGGTGGCGTGTACTACGAAGATGGAGGACATGCCTCTGGTCCGCCGCCGCGCGGATTATACGAATTCGAGCATCGCGTCGAAGAAGACCGTTTGATGGTCAAATTGGGACATCTGCCCACGTTGCAAAATCCGGGAAGCGCGCACGTCTCGGGAAAAAACTCATAA
- a CDS encoding c-type cytochrome codes for MTRQRIQSIRKKVPQPSHGFLRRWCGCLCLFSLFFSAGCFDSLPGKPTEADRYKRPDTIMDSSTLYKTNCSGCHGADGTMGPAPPLNDPLFLAICSDADIKQIVMHGRDHTPMPAMDHKTSGPLTEKQIDAIVAGIRAEWGKTPPQLSPPFPPYKISDPPGSTQAGKKVFSQYCATCHGKDGQGDTAGALNDAGFLGTISNQALRRIIITGRSDLGMPNYHAISNDSLEGKPLTSQQITDLVALLAEWRTADVGGNE; via the coding sequence GTGACCAGACAACGCATCCAATCAATTCGCAAGAAAGTCCCACAACCGTCGCACGGTTTCTTGCGGCGATGGTGCGGCTGCTTGTGTCTGTTCTCGCTATTTTTCTCCGCGGGGTGCTTCGACTCACTGCCGGGCAAGCCCACGGAAGCAGATCGTTATAAACGTCCCGACACGATCATGGATTCTTCCACGCTCTACAAAACCAATTGCTCGGGTTGCCATGGTGCCGACGGCACAATGGGACCGGCGCCCCCGTTGAATGATCCGCTGTTTTTGGCGATTTGTTCCGATGCGGATATCAAGCAGATCGTCATGCACGGTCGCGACCACACCCCGATGCCGGCCATGGACCACAAAACGAGTGGGCCGCTGACGGAGAAACAAATCGATGCCATCGTTGCCGGCATTCGCGCGGAATGGGGAAAAACGCCACCCCAACTATCACCACCGTTTCCGCCCTACAAAATCTCCGACCCGCCCGGTAGCACGCAAGCCGGTAAAAAAGTCTTCTCGCAATATTGCGCCACCTGTCATGGCAAAGACGGCCAAGGGGACACGGCGGGAGCACTGAACGACGCCGGTTTTCTGGGGACCATCAGCAATCAAGCCTTAAGACGGATTATCATCACCGGCCGCAGCGACTTAGGCATGCCGAACTACCATGCGATTAGCAACGATTCGTTGGAGGGCAAACCGCTGACCTCGCAACAGATCACCGACCTGGTCGCCCTGCTGGCAGAGTGGCGCACCGCTGACGTAGGGGGCAACGAGTAA
- a CDS encoding cytochrome c oxidase subunit 3 gives MSEIAHTTSGEMAAPPQGWEGEGTSQLDPKKVGMACFLCSEAAFFMTLLVGYGLYLGRDLTGPTPAEVLSMPLVIVNTILLLSSSITIALAMKRYEKSEFGQFRLFLGLTIFLGAAFIVGTGIEWKGLIEDHGLTISRNLFGTTFYTLIGFHATHVTIGLIMMSTLLGIQAAGRLGTDSPAAELISWYWHFVDGVWIVVFCLVYVFGR, from the coding sequence ATGAGCGAAATTGCGCACACCACATCCGGCGAAATGGCCGCCCCCCCACAGGGTTGGGAGGGGGAAGGGACGTCGCAACTGGATCCCAAGAAAGTCGGCATGGCCTGCTTTCTGTGTTCCGAAGCGGCCTTCTTCATGACCTTGCTGGTGGGTTACGGTTTGTATCTCGGAAGAGACCTAACTGGACCCACGCCGGCGGAAGTGCTCAGTATGCCGCTGGTGATTGTGAATACGATATTGCTATTGAGCAGCAGCATCACAATCGCCCTGGCTATGAAACGGTATGAGAAATCAGAATTCGGACAGTTTCGCCTGTTCCTGGGGCTGACCATATTTTTGGGCGCGGCGTTCATTGTGGGGACGGGCATCGAATGGAAGGGGCTGATTGAAGATCACGGACTGACGATCAGCCGCAATTTGTTTGGCACGACGTTCTATACGCTGATCGGTTTCCATGCGACGCATGTGACGATCGGCTTGATCATGATGTCGACGTTGTTGGGCATCCAAGCAGCCGGACGTTTGGGGACCGACAGCCCGGCAGCGGAACTGATTTCGTGGTACTGGCACTTTGTGGATGGCGTGTGGATTGTGGTCTTTTGTCTGGTTTATGTGTTTGGCCGTTGA